A window from Pseudomonadota bacterium encodes these proteins:
- a CDS encoding cupin: MLEALVEHHFLSTNGISPNNDALPLILYKGAVKLTGDEPESDVEKVFWGNDWGNGFRGDTFAFHHYHSSAHEVVGCARGSAQVQFGGPQGPVFEFKAGDAVLIPAGVVHRRRDDAPGFMSIGAYPPGQTPNLCVFSEADARTARQTPGVGDLEVMAVGENELADVMARIAQIPLPQTDPIAGANGGPVSTLWLNGK, translated from the coding sequence ATGCTTGAAGCTTTAGTCGAACATCATTTTCTGAGCACCAACGGCATTAGCCCCAACAATGATGCGCTGCCTTTGATTCTTTATAAGGGCGCGGTGAAGCTGACCGGCGACGAGCCGGAAAGCGACGTTGAAAAAGTCTTTTGGGGAAATGATTGGGGCAACGGCTTTCGCGGCGATACTTTCGCTTTTCATCATTATCATTCCTCGGCCCATGAAGTGGTGGGCTGCGCGCGTGGTTCTGCGCAAGTGCAGTTCGGCGGACCGCAGGGTCCGGTTTTCGAATTTAAGGCCGGTGATGCCGTCCTCATTCCAGCCGGCGTTGTCCATCGCCGGCGCGACGATGCGCCAGGCTTCATGAGTATCGGTGCTTATCCGCCTGGCCAGACTCCGAATTTGTGCGTTTTTTCCGAAGCCGATGCGCGCACCGCCCGGCAAACTCCTGGTGTCGGCGATCTGGAAGTTATGGCCGTTGGCGAGAACGAACTCGCGGACGTCATGGCCCGCATTGCGCAAATTCCCCTGCCGCAAACCGATCCCATCGCCGGCGCCAATGGTGGCCCGGTCTCGACGCTTTGGCTTAACGGCAAATAG
- a CDS encoding DUF4864 domain-containing protein — protein MHHLIRKFAVLIFCVALLSASLRAEDAPAKADIAGAQAVISAQMEAFKRDDGEAALAFAAPSIRNIFATPEIFMAMVREQYAPVYRPRYIEYLEPVAVGDQFMQPLILTGENGVTVLARYALQRQTSGDWRIIGVTLSPAPDQAPI, from the coding sequence GTGTTGATATTTTGCGTTGCCCTGCTATCCGCGAGTCTTCGTGCGGAGGATGCTCCGGCCAAGGCCGACATCGCAGGTGCGCAGGCGGTAATCTCGGCGCAGATGGAAGCCTTCAAGCGGGACGACGGCGAGGCGGCGCTTGCCTTCGCGGCGCCCAGCATCCGGAATATCTTCGCCACGCCGGAAATATTCATGGCAATGGTGCGCGAGCAATATGCCCCGGTGTACCGGCCGCGTTATATCGAATATCTCGAGCCCGTCGCCGTCGGCGACCAATTCATGCAGCCGTTAATCTTGACCGGAGAAAACGGCGTGACCGTGTTGGCGCGCTATGCGCTCCAGCGCCAGACCAGCGGCGACTGGCGTATCATTGGTGTTACGCTCAGTCCCGCTCCCGACCAGGCGCCGATATAA